ATGATGAAGGTCGGCTGCCAGAGCTTTTCTTCAACCAGTTCTTCAAAATACAGCACCTGCAGGCTGGCCAGCGAGCGGGTGGACAAGCGATTTTTTTCCTCGTTCAGCCCGAGCTTTTTAAGGGCATTCGTCAGCCAGACAGCATCGTCCACCTGTTCACCCGCCTCGGTATGCTTGAGGATGGCTTCGCGGATGGTCAGCCGTTCAAAGGGCTGGCTCAGATCGACCGGCTTGCCGGCGTAGCTCAGTTGCAGCGAGCCGCAGACCTTTTGCGCGGCATCGCGGATCAGCGCTTCGGTGAAGGTCATCAAATCGGTGTAATTCCACCAGGCCGCGTAGAACTCCATCATGGTGAACTCGGGATTGTGGCGAACACTGATGCCTTCGTTGCGGTAGCTGCGGTTGATCTCGAACACGCGCTCGAAACCACCGACGATCAGGCGCTTGAGGTAGAGTTCGGGCGCAATGCGCAGGTACATTTCCTGGTCCAGCGCGTTGTGATGGGTCTTGAACGGCTTGGCGTTGGCGCCGCCCGGAATCGGGTGCAGCATGGGTGTTTCGACCTCCAGGAAGTCATTCGCCACCATGAACTCCCGAATGCCGCTGACCGCCTTGCTGCGCGCCATGAAACGCTTGCGCGCGGCTTCGTCCATGATCAGATCGACATAGCGCTGGCGGTATTTGACTTCCTGGTCGGCCATGCCGTGGAATTTGTCGGGCAGCGGGCGCAGGCTCTTGGTCACCAGCCGGATGCTGTCGGCATGGATCGACAACTCGCCGGTCTTGGTCCTGAACAGCAGGCCGGTTGCCGCCACGATGTCGCCCAGATCCCAGTGCTTGAAAGCCGCATGGACTTCTTCGCCGACGCCGGCATTGTTGATGTAGAGCTGGATGCGGCCACCCGTGGGGCCGAACGACGCATCCTGCAGTGTGGCAAAGCTGGCCTTGCCCATGACGCGCTTGAGCATCATGCGGCCAGCCACGCTCACCTTGACCGCCAGCGGCTCCAGCTCTTCATTGCTCAGGTGGCTGTACTGCG
This DNA window, taken from Polaromonas hydrogenivorans, encodes the following:
- the lysS gene encoding lysine--tRNA ligase, which encodes MSSHPTSPATGSVAPAHHDENQLMVERREKLGALRKHQADGKGVAFPNDIKPGHRAEALFAQYSHLSNEELEPLAVKVSVAGRMMLKRVMGKASFATLQDASFGPTGGRIQLYINNAGVGEEVHAAFKHWDLGDIVAATGLLFRTKTGELSIHADSIRLVTKSLRPLPDKFHGMADQEVKYRQRYVDLIMDEAARKRFMARSKAVSGIREFMVANDFLEVETPMLHPIPGGANAKPFKTHHNALDQEMYLRIAPELYLKRLIVGGFERVFEINRSYRNEGISVRHNPEFTMMEFYAAWWNYTDLMTFTEALIRDAAQKVCGSLQLSYAGKPVDLSQPFERLTIREAILKHTEAGEQVDDAVWLTNALKKLGLNEEKNRLSTRSLASLQVLYFEELVEEKLWQPTFIMEHPTEISPLARANDERPEVTERFELYITGREFGNGFSELNDAEEQAVRFNAQVHAKDSGDDEAMFYDHDFIRALEYGMPPTGGCGVGIDRLMMLLTDSPSIRDVILFPALRREA